From the genome of Drosophila melanogaster chromosome 2L, one region includes:
- the Gr36a gene encoding gustatory receptor 36a, with amino-acid sequence MFDWVGLLLKVLYYYGQIIGLINFEIDWQRGRVVAAQRGILFAIAINVLICMVLLLQISKKFNLDVYFGRANQLHQYVIIVMVSLRMASGISAILNRWRQRAQLMRLVECVLRLFLKKPHVKQMSRWAILVKFSVGVVSNFLQMAISMESLDRLGFNEFVGMASDFWMSAIINMAISQHYLVILFVRAYYHLLKTEVRQAIHESQMLSEIYPRRAAFMTKCCYLADRIDNIAKLQNQLQSIVTQLNQVFGIQGIMVYGGYYIFSVATTYITYSLAINGIEELHLSVRAAALVFSWFLFYYTSAILNLFVMLKLFDDHKEMERILEERTLFTSALDVRLEQSFESIQLQLIRNPLKIEVLDIFTITRSSSAAMIGSIITNSIFLIQYDMEYF; translated from the exons ATGTTTGACTGGGTCGGTTTGTTGTTAAAGGTACTCTACTACTATGGGCAGATCATTGGACTTATCAACTTCGAAATTGACTGGCAAAGAGGTCGTGTCGTTGCAGCCCAAAGAGGCATTCTTTTCGCAATCGCAATTAACGTCTTAATTTGCATGGTGCTGCTTTTGCAAATATCCAAGAAATTCAATCTCGATGTGTACTTCGGTAGGGCTAACCAGCTGCATCAATATGTGATCATCGTGATGGTCTCACTGAGGATGGCTTCAG gaattTCTGCAATTCTCAACAGATGGCGTCAGCGAGCACAACTAATGCGCCTTGTTGAATGTGTACTTCGGCTATTTCTGAAAAAACCGCATGTAAAGCAAATGTCCCGATGGGCAATTCTGGTAAAGTTCTCTGTAGGTGTCGTCAGCAATTTCCTACAAATGGCCATCTCTATGGAATCATTGGATCGCTTGGGGTTCAACGAATTCGTGGGAATGGCTTCGGATTTCTGGATGTCGGCCATTATAAATATGGCCATATCACAACACTATTTGGTAATACTTTTCGTTCGAGCCTATTACCATTTGCTCAAGACAGAGGTGCGGCAGGCGATCCATGAAAGCCAAATGTTAAGTGAGATTTACCCACGGAGAGCGGCTTTCATGACCAAGTGTTGTTACTTGGCTGATCGAATAGATAATATAGCAAAACTTCAGAATCAACTGCAATCGATTGTGACCCAGTTGAACCAAGTGTTTGGCATCCAAGGGATAATGGTTTATGGCGGATACTATATATTCTCAGTAGCTACAACTTACATAACGTACAGTTTAGCTATAAATGGTATAGAAGAACTGCACTTGAGTGTCAGAGCAGCGGCACTGGTATTTAGTTGGTTTTTATTCTACTACACGAGTGCAATACTAAATCTGTTTGTTATGCTCAAACTCTTCGATGATCACAAGGAGATGGAACGGATACTAGAAGAGAGAACTCTGTTTACTTCCGCCTTGGATGTCCGCTTGGAGCAATCC TTTGAAAGCATTCAATTGCAGCTAATTAGAAACCCGTTGAAAATTGAAGTATTGGATATATTTACCATTACTCGCAGTTCATCTGCTGCCATGATTGGATCTATAATAACGAATTCGATATTTCTTATTCAATACGATatggaatatttttaa